The Virgibacillus phasianinus genome includes a window with the following:
- a CDS encoding alpha-glucosidase/alpha-galactosidase has translation MSKITFLGAGSTVFAKNVLGDCMTVPTLQDFEFALYDIDHERLKDSEVMLKNMKKKLKSTGNIVAYTDRKEALRGAKYVINAIQVGGYDPSTIIDFEIPKKYGLRQTIADTVGIGGLFRSLRTIPVMMDFAKDMQEVCPDAWFLNYTNPMAALTGAMLRYTGIKTVGLCHSVQVCTDHLLKDLDMPTDNVQWKIAGINHMAWLLEVTRNGQDLYPEIKKRAKERQNTIHDDMVRYELMQRFGYYITESSEHNAEYHPYFIKKRYPELIDRFNIPIDKYLRRCVNQIEAWKAMREELVHNKELAHSRTGEYGSYIMEAMETNVPIKIGGNVMNTGGLISNLPEKACVEVPCLVDSSGVTPTHVGELPEQLAALNRTNINTQLLTIEAAMTSKKEHIYQAAMLDPHTSAELSIDDIVALCDDLIEAHGDWLPEYK, from the coding sequence ATGTCTAAAATAACTTTCCTGGGTGCGGGCAGCACGGTTTTTGCAAAAAATGTCCTAGGTGACTGTATGACGGTTCCAACTTTACAGGATTTTGAATTTGCTTTATATGATATTGATCACGAGCGATTAAAGGACTCAGAGGTTATGTTGAAAAACATGAAAAAGAAGCTTAAGTCTACGGGCAATATTGTAGCCTACACGGACCGTAAAGAGGCGTTAAGAGGTGCGAAATATGTGATTAATGCGATTCAGGTCGGGGGCTATGACCCAAGTACAATTATTGATTTCGAAATACCGAAGAAATACGGTCTTCGGCAAACAATTGCTGATACGGTGGGCATTGGCGGGCTGTTTAGAAGTCTAAGAACAATTCCAGTTATGATGGACTTTGCCAAAGATATGCAGGAAGTTTGTCCGGATGCCTGGTTTCTAAATTACACCAATCCGATGGCTGCACTTACCGGGGCGATGCTGCGCTATACTGGCATAAAAACGGTTGGTTTATGCCATAGTGTCCAAGTATGTACCGATCATTTACTAAAAGATTTGGATATGCCGACAGACAATGTTCAGTGGAAGATTGCTGGTATTAATCACATGGCATGGTTACTTGAGGTTACCCGGAATGGACAGGATCTGTATCCGGAAATCAAAAAGAGAGCAAAAGAAAGGCAGAATACCATCCATGACGATATGGTTCGCTATGAACTGATGCAGCGGTTTGGCTATTATATCACAGAGTCGTCCGAGCACAACGCGGAATACCACCCATATTTCATCAAGAAAAGATATCCTGAATTAATCGACCGATTCAACATTCCAATAGATAAATATCTGCGCCGTTGTGTCAATCAAATCGAAGCATGGAAAGCAATGCGAGAAGAGCTTGTTCATAATAAGGAGCTTGCACATAGCCGGACAGGTGAATATGGTTCATATATCATGGAAGCAATGGAAACAAACGTCCCAATTAAAATTGGTGGGAACGTAATGAATACAGGTGGACTGATTAGCAACCTGCCGGAAAAAGCATGTGTTGAGGTGCCTTGCCTAGTGGATTCTAGTGGCGTAACTCCAACCCATGTGGGGGAGTTGCCAGAACAATTGGCGGCTTTAAATCGTACAAATATTAATACACAGCTACTGACCATTGAAGCTGCGATGACCAGCAAAAAGGAACATATCTATCAAGCTGCCATGCTCGACCCACATACCTCAGCGGAGCTGTCGATTGATGATATAGTTGCTCTGTGTGATGACTTGATTGAGGCGCATGGGGATTGGCTGCCTGAATATAAGTAA
- a CDS encoding ROK family protein translates to MTYALGVDIGGTKVAAVIIDQHGKILYRAEVLSNRVDREKMFKQVVKSIEIVLANSSLEISDMKGVGVGVPGKVDRKNGIAIFQNNLPWTNFPILERLRDYFSVENIVIDNDVYMAAFAEWKVSNTLDKDTFVYLTVSTGVSCSIIHEGSFVRGTGFAGEVGLFPVLADTAPNGIQTLEQSASGPAIQRLAQKHFNRSDITIQDFFDEYRKGNPAALATMSEIVKSLAHGIYSVICLLDPHKIVFGGGVINHNPFLLDLVRKELQHYLIPEQHATNRMQTSHLKENAGIVGAGLRGMECSVRLSKSSWGV, encoded by the coding sequence GTGACATACGCATTGGGTGTGGATATCGGTGGTACCAAGGTTGCTGCTGTAATTATTGATCAGCATGGAAAAATACTTTACCGCGCGGAGGTATTAAGTAATCGGGTTGATCGAGAAAAGATGTTTAAGCAAGTCGTGAAAAGCATTGAAATAGTATTGGCAAACTCATCACTGGAGATTAGTGATATGAAGGGGGTGGGGGTTGGTGTTCCAGGAAAAGTAGACCGGAAGAATGGTATAGCAATCTTCCAAAACAATTTACCGTGGACTAACTTCCCGATTCTTGAGCGATTACGCGATTACTTTTCCGTAGAAAATATCGTAATCGACAATGATGTATATATGGCGGCTTTCGCGGAATGGAAGGTGTCCAACACATTAGATAAAGATACATTCGTTTACTTAACGGTTAGTACAGGGGTTTCTTGTTCCATTATTCATGAGGGGTCTTTTGTGCGGGGGACTGGATTTGCTGGCGAAGTTGGTTTGTTTCCGGTGTTAGCAGATACAGCACCAAATGGGATTCAAACGTTGGAGCAGTCTGCGTCAGGTCCGGCAATCCAGCGATTAGCACAAAAACACTTTAATCGATCAGATATAACGATACAGGATTTCTTCGATGAGTACCGAAAAGGAAACCCCGCTGCACTGGCCACCATGAGCGAGATTGTAAAGTCGTTAGCACATGGGATTTATTCTGTCATATGTTTACTGGATCCTCACAAAATTGTTTTTGGTGGAGGAGTTATCAATCATAATCCTTTTTTATTGGATTTGGTAAGAAAAGAGTTACAGCATTATTTAATCCCGGAGCAGCATGCGACGAACCGTATGCAGACAAGTCATTTGAAAGAAAATGCCGGTATTGTTGGTGCTGGATTACGGGGGATGGAATGTTCAGTCCGTCTCTCAAAGTCTTCATGGGGGGTGTGA